The genomic interval TCGCACCCGTCACCTCAACATGTTCACGTTGATCTCGATCGGGGTGGGTGCCGCGTTTTCCTACAGCCTGGTCGCGACGCTCGCGCCCGGCAACTTTCCGGCGACGTTCCGAATGCACGGAGGAATAGTCCCGGTTTATTACGAGGCCGCTGGCGTCGTCGTGACGTTGGTCCTGCTTGGACAGGTGCTCGAACTTCGCGCCAGGGCAACGACGGGTCGCGCGATCCGTGCCCTGCTCGACCTTGCTCCAAAAACGGCACGCCGGATCGGCGCGGACGGTACTGAACCCGAAATCTCGCTTGCCGATGTTGCTAAGGGCGATCGTCTTCGGATTCGCCCCGGCGACGCTATCCCGGTCGACGGCGTGGTGGTCGATGGTCGCTCCTCGGTCGATGAATCGATGCTGACTGGCGAACCCGCGCCCGTCCTCAAGGAAGTGGCTTCCTTGGTCACCGGCGGCACGGTCAACGGCACCGGCAGTCTTGTCATGGAAGCGCGTGCGGTCGGCTCGGATACGATGCTCGCGCGTATTGTGAAGATGGTTGCGGAAGCGCAGCGCAGCCGCGCGCCAATCCAGGCCGTCGCGGACCGGGTGTCCGGCTGGTTCGTGCCGCTGGTCGTGTTAATCGCGATCATGACCTTCATCACCTGGTCGTGGGTTGGTCCCGAGCCCCGTATGGGCCATGCCCTGCTCAACGCTATTGCTGTGTTGGTGATTGCTTGCCCGTGCGCGCTCGGCCTCGCCACGCCGATGTCGATCATGGTCGGAACTGGCCGGGGTGCCGGTGCCGGCGTGCTCGTGAAGAATGCTGAAGCGCTTCAAGCATTTGAGAAGGTCGACACGCTCGTCATCGACAAGACCGGCACCCTGACCGAAGGCAAGCCCAAGCTCATTGCAACCGAAACGCTCGGTGCGGTTGAAGAAACCGATCTGCTTTCACTCGCTGCCACCGTCGAAGGGCAGTCGGAACATCCCTTGGCATACGCGATCGTTATGGCCGCAAAGGACAAGGGGTTGAAGCTCGACGCGGTTGCCGACTTCGCATCGCAAACTGGGCTCGGCGTCACCGCCAGGGTGGGCGGCCGATCGGTCACGATCGGCAATGCTGCGCAGATGAAGCGGATCGGGGCCGATCCCACACCGCTACAAGAGGCGGCCGATCGTCATCGGCACGAAGGTGCCGGCGTCATTCTCGTGGCAATCGATGGCGAGCTGGCAGGCCTACTGGCTGTCGCTGATCCGATACGTGCCTCGGCGCGAGACGCCATACAGGCGCTACGGAGCGAGGGCCTGCGGATCGTCATGCTCACGGGTGACAACCGCACGACCGCCGATGCTGTAGCAAGTGCGGTTGGGGGCATCGACGACGTTCGTGCTGATCTGAAACCGGAGGACAAGGCTCGCATTATTGGCGAGTTGAAAGCCGGCGGTGCCAAGGTCGCGATGGCTGGGGATGGCATCAATGATGCGCCAGCAATTGCCGCTGCAGACGTCGGCCTGGCGATGGGGACCGGCACCGACGTCGCGATCGAAAGCGCCGGTATAACGCTTACGGGCGGCGACTTGTCCGCGATCGTGCGCGCGCGACGGCTTGCTCATGCAACCATGCACAACATCCGACAAAACTTGTTATTCTCATTCCTGTTCAACGGAATCGGAGTGCCGGTCGCGGCCGGAGTGCTCTATCCGGTCACGGGTATCCTCCTGTCCCCTATGCTTGCAGGCGCGGCGATGGCGCTGTCGTCTTTTACCGTCGTCCTGAATGCGTTGCGGCTCAATGCGGTCAAGCTTTAACCCACTTCCCATCACAAATGGTTGATCGAGAATCGGCGCACCCTGCCGGCAACTGTGACCCGCAACGAAAGCAAAGCGCCGAACGGTGGCAAAAAACCTTTCACGGCGAACATCCCCGGCCGCTCCGAACGAGCATCTCTGCCAACGGCGCGATTTTAACCCGCCACGCTCTGCGCCGAGCCGGCGTTCCGAAGATCAGCTTTGTCCCCGCCGCATT from Sphingomonas paeninsulae carries:
- a CDS encoding heavy metal translocating P-type ATPase, whose product is MNALPSHTDNATSSRSDKPGGDASATIKDPVCGMMVKPTKTTHHADHDGHSYHFCSAGCRAKFIAAPDSYLSATPKPDPKVSAGAIWTCPMHPQIRREGPGTCPICGMGLEPKEPSLDDAPNPELVDFTRRLWVAGALSVPLLIVSMVAELLGLHIVPAAWNSWVQLALSAPIVLWAGWPFFERGWTSLRTRHLNMFTLISIGVGAAFSYSLVATLAPGNFPATFRMHGGIVPVYYEAAGVVVTLVLLGQVLELRARATTGRAIRALLDLAPKTARRIGADGTEPEISLADVAKGDRLRIRPGDAIPVDGVVVDGRSSVDESMLTGEPAPVLKEVASLVTGGTVNGTGSLVMEARAVGSDTMLARIVKMVAEAQRSRAPIQAVADRVSGWFVPLVVLIAIMTFITWSWVGPEPRMGHALLNAIAVLVIACPCALGLATPMSIMVGTGRGAGAGVLVKNAEALQAFEKVDTLVIDKTGTLTEGKPKLIATETLGAVEETDLLSLAATVEGQSEHPLAYAIVMAAKDKGLKLDAVADFASQTGLGVTARVGGRSVTIGNAAQMKRIGADPTPLQEAADRHRHEGAGVILVAIDGELAGLLAVADPIRASARDAIQALRSEGLRIVMLTGDNRTTADAVASAVGGIDDVRADLKPEDKARIIGELKAGGAKVAMAGDGINDAPAIAAADVGLAMGTGTDVAIESAGITLTGGDLSAIVRARRLAHATMHNIRQNLLFSFLFNGIGVPVAAGVLYPVTGILLSPMLAGAAMALSSFTVVLNALRLNAVKL